A single window of uncultured Methanobrevibacter sp. DNA harbors:
- a CDS encoding DDE-type integrase/transposase/recombinase, whose amino-acid sequence NANITIPVIEHIEYLYSYFNGSLHKIRKSLKKEHNIEISHQSIENIILKSEYEIEHRNWTFSGYYLFDALWVKKNGKWKYLLALFDLELNTIVAKELVESETVENVYDFLNQSLRNQKKKKNCIITDLKSEYRVAIDKLQIKQQFCTFHTKQLINREIRDHIDKNNASEEEIEIIRDYKSLFLI is encoded by the coding sequence AAATGCAAATATAACTATTCCTGTAATTGAACATATTGAGTATTTATATAGTTATTTTAATGGTAGTCTTCATAAAATTCGTAAATCATTGAAAAAAGAACATAACATTGAAATTTCACATCAAAGCATAGAAAACATTATTTTGAAGTCTGAATATGAAATTGAGCATAGAAATTGGACTTTTTCAGGATATTATTTATTTGATGCTCTTTGGGTTAAAAAGAATGGAAAATGGAAGTATCTTTTAGCTTTATTCGACTTAGAACTCAATACAATAGTGGCCAAAGAATTGGTCGAATCAGAGACAGTAGAAAACGTATATGACTTTTTGAATCAATCATTACGTAATCAAAAGAAAAAGAAGAATTGCATTATAACAGATTTAAAATCAGAGTATCGAGTAGCAATTGATAAATTACAAATAAAACAACAATTCTGTACATTTCACACAAAACAATTAATAAACAGAGAAATAAGGGACCATATTGACAAAAACAATGCTTCTGAAGAAGAAATTGAAATCATTCGCGATTATAAGAGTTTATTTTTGATATAA